The following coding sequences are from one Musa acuminata AAA Group cultivar baxijiao chromosome BXJ2-4, Cavendish_Baxijiao_AAA, whole genome shotgun sequence window:
- the LOC135584000 gene encoding uncharacterized protein LOC135584000 — MEESGKRVLLTSGGDEISKGIAYHLAKSGCRLVLMGDEDRLQKMVGDIMSSLGGSSPFKVVDLNMEEEHESFFDEAVELAWKLLGSLDAFVSCYSYEGKMQECLNVTESEYKKTVKANFMAPWFLLKAVAKRMRDFKTGGSIVFISQILGAERGLYTGAAAYGSSLAAVQQLVRLSAMEIGKYKIRVNAVARGLHLDDEYPRSVGKERAEKSTADIMPLMRWLDPKNDLASTVIYLVGDDSRYMTGTTIFVDGAQSIVRPRMRSYI, encoded by the exons ATGGAGGAGTCCGGGAAGAGGGTTTTGTTGACCTCCGGTGGAGATGAGATCTCCAAAGGCATCGCCTACCACCTGGCGAAATCTGGCTGCAG GCTGGTTTTAATGGGCGATGAGGATCGTCTTCAGAAAATGGTGGGGGATATTATGAGCTCTTTAGGTGGTTCCTCTCCTTTCAAAGTGGTTGATTTGAATATGGAAGAAGAGCATGAGTCTTTCTTTGATGAGGCAGTGGAATTGGCCTGGAAGCTTTTGGGGTCACTTGATGCTTTTGTCAGTTGTTATTCTTATGAAG GGAAGATGCAAGAATGTCTTAATGTGACTGAAAGTGAGTATAAAAAGACAGTGAAAGCTAATTTCATGGCACCTTGGTTTTTGCTAAAAGCAGTTGCGAAAAGAATGCGGGATTTTAAAACGGGTGGTTCTATAGTATTCATATCCCAGATATTAGGGGCAGAAAGAGGCTTGTATACTGGTGCTGCTGCCTACGGATCAAGTTTGGCTGCGGTACAACAATTAGTTCGA CTGTCAGCCATGGAGATTGGTAAGTACAAAATACGAGTCAATGCAGTTGCTCGTGGGTTGCATTTAGATGATGAGTATCCTCGAtcagtggggaaggagagggccgAGAAGTCCACGGCAGATATAATGCCACTGATGAGGTGGCTTGATCCGAAGAATGATCTTGCTTCCACTGTGATATACCTGGTGGGCGATGACTCCCGCTACATGACTGGCACTACTATCTTCGTCGATGGAGCTCAGTCCATTGTGAGGCCTCGAATGCGTTCTTACATATAA